The region gcaggaaCAGATGGAAAAGAACACCCCTGCTCAGAGAGGAATCAATCAGCCATCAGAGAGGCACTTTCTCCAGGACTCACACGGATGTTCCTCTGAGCGTCCACGACGGAACTGGCATCCCGACTCAGCAGGGCTGCCTTCCCGCTACATGGTTCCAGGCGGTTGCCCAGAGAGGCTCAGACTTACCGTGGCCACCTGGGGATTCCTGTCCTGTAAGTGGGTCAGGAGGGAGTCTTGAGTCTGCTTCACCTGACGGGTAAAGAACCTCTTCCACTTCCGTCCAGCAAGGGCAGCCAGTTGCCCAAACAAGACAAAGGCCGAGTATCTCAGGCCGTCATTCTCCTGCGGGTCCCCCGTGAACAGAACAACAAGCCCCGGTCAGTACCACAAAGAGCTGCATCACGGGACAGTGAGGCCCTATTCCCTGCACGTTCCAGGTGGGCCCTGACCTCTGTCTCAGCACTCGGCCGGCTGGGCTGGGGGATGGAGAGGAGACCCCCTGAGTCTGCGCTGAGGCTCTCCTCCAGCAGACTCGGGGTTAGACGCGGGCATCCCTGTGGCTACTCCCAGGTCCCCagaatttttcttcattatttaacATTTTGGAGATTGACGATGTTTACAGGGTTTGAAATTCAAAATAACCAAGTAttatggggttccctggtggctcagatggtaaagaatgtgcctgcaatgcaggagacccaggttttatcaattcaaaataaaccaaaaaggtttataaaaaagaaaaaaagtatgtcTCCTTCCTACACTTCTCTACCTGCCACCAAAGTTCCCTCCCCACAAAGTCATATATTTTGTATGCAGCCCTCTggaaaattaagaaggaaaaaataaaatatatattattatatagccCTTTCCCACATTTTTCACAAATGGACATGGACCATTCCACTGTTAGGCACCTTGATTTTTCATCACTCTCTCTGGGAGCTCTTTTCCATGTCAATCCAAAAcgagggtttttttttgggggggggggtgctgtgTCATATGACCCACTCCCTGTTAATACTCCCAGCACTTTTGCCAGGCCATCTCTCTTTACTTTGGTCTGAATTCTCCCACATGCAGCAGAAGCCATTGTTTCCTTCCTGACATTCTGCCAGCTCTCCAGCTCTGGATCTGATTGCCTGGTGTGTCCCTGACTGCAGGTCAGCAGCTTCAGTCCTTTCTCCATCTCCCCAGGGAGCTGTCTGGTCCAAGCATTTCCCTGCCTAGGTGAGGAGACATCGGGatttgcccagagtcacaggATGAGGGAACAGAGAACCAGAGTGGTAACCCAGTCTCCTGACTCATGGTGAAGGAATAAATCAATGTTTCCTGATCCTCACCAGCTCCAGGTCAACCAGAGGGAACCGGACTGGGACAGGCCTCCTCACCTAGAACTGGGGGGCCACAGACATTCAGCAAGACTGGACACCAATGATCTCTTGTGAAACAGTGTTTAGCACGTGTGACACATACAGAAATTGCTTTAATGTTGCACTTTCTCCACTGTTctaccagtgtgtgtgtgtgtttaattcaATTCAGCTAGTGCTCATTGAGTCCTGACTCTACCTGAAGCACTACCCTAGTGCTATGAGATGTACAGAGGTGTGTAAGGGGATGTCTGTTCCCCCAGGTCTGACAGTCATCTGACGGGGACACCCCACAGGCAGGCAGGGAAGGATGCTCTGACAGAGTTACGAACTGTCAGAGCTCCCCACGAGTATCCCCAGGTTTCACCACGACAGGGCTCTCTGATCAAAACTCACAGTCTACCaggctttaaaaaatgattgcatGGGAAAATGGGTTACCTCTTTACTCCTTAAAGCCAGACCTGGGGTAAGTTCCTTGACCCCcgcagcctcagtttcctcagtcaCAAGATGGAGCTGATAAAAAGAGCTCATACTCCCTTAACCAAGAAACGTGGGGCCAGAAACTTTTTGGAATTCcatttttcagctctcagattCAGTGTCCTTAAGCGTTTATTTCATGTATTACACAACACTCCCACGGGAGGGTCTGCAGCAATACCCCCGAAAGCAAATGCGCTTGGAAAGGGGACTGAGGAGTTTCCCCTGAGGCCCTCGAAGTCCTTGTCCTTcccggctcctcctcctccaagtcCTCGTAACCGCCCTCCCACCCAACCCACAACCTTAATGCCTaactgctcctctcctctggaggaAATCCAGTTTGCCGGAACCTTGGTTGCTGATGTGCACAAAGAATCCTCCCTCTTTCAAGACCCATCTTTGCCCAccgcgtacacacacacaggattccATCACCCCCGTCCGCCCCACCCAGGAGGGTTCACTGTAATGGAGCCctgcgtatatatatatatatatatatatatacactgatgACGTTGACGCTCACGTGTGCTCAATGACATTCCCGAGACTTGATAAATTAGGATTGATGCCCCGATCCCCGGTCCTATTTAAAatatccctcccttcttccctaaGGCTGAACACTCCTTTCAGGGACTCTCATGCCTGGAATTCTAAAACAAAGGCTTATGCtgtgccccacccccccacccctcaagATCGCATGGCAAACAAGCCCTGGCGACTAAGATGGCACCTCCAGAGAGACTTAGAGACACCTCCCTGGAGATATCTGCTTAATATTCCAGGGAGGTGGAGCGgagacctccctccccaccccagagagCCCTGGTTCACATCCCAGAGCAcaggcctctctgtctccctGAGCAGGAGGGGAGGCAAATGTCCCAGCAGCTACTCATAAGCTTCAAGCCCCATACTTTACGGGTTTCTCTTCCTCCCGTGGGGTGCAGTCACCCGGCTCTCACCAAGTTACTCCTGGGGAATCAGCTGTGCGTAACTCATGCAAGATGCTCTGTGAGTAAATGCAAGGTCTGTTCCCTGTCTACAGGtcttgcctttctctctctctctgtgtgtaacTACGGTAAGCTAACTGATCAGCTCCCGAGCCCTCACATTCTGTGTCTAGGCACTTTTTGTTCAGCCTGCCTTGTCACCCAGCAGTTAAGAGGGCAGGCCCTGATTGTAAAGCAagtgtcctccaattaaaaatcaattttaaaaattaaaataaatagataagcaacaaggatatattgtactaAGAATTAAAACCATTATCTTGTAACAACTTTTAATGGAGTGTaaactgtaaaaatactgaataactATGCTGCGTATCTGAAGctagtattgtaaatcaactatacctcaataaaaacagaattcaattaaaaaaagtttttttaaaaaacagaaaaaaagagtgcAGGCCCTGAGTAGAGGGCCTAGTTTCATACCCACTGACTCGCTCCATGAtccctgggcaagttatttaacctttcgGGGCCTTGGTTTCTTCCTCTATAAAGTGAAGGTAACAGCGCCTGCCTCACTGGGTTATCGTGAAGATGAGACGATCCATGCTCACTGCCTGGCAACATGTCTGCACACAGTAGGAGCTCACTAAACAGGAGCTACTCTGATCATCACATTTGTAAGAAACCATTGAATGCACGTGGGCATCATCATCATTAAGTGTGTATACACTCACGGTTCTATTACGACAAACACTCCTTGATGGGTGGTGATGGAATCCTACATATCTTTATATGTCTTCCATAACCCCCAGCACAGTACCAGTCTCTCAACaagaaagttgaaagtgaaagccactcagtcatgtctgactctttgcaatcccatggactatacagtccatggaattctccaggccagaatactggagtgagtagcctttcccttctccagggcatcttcccaatccagggatcgaacccaggtctcccacatggcaggcagattctttaccagctgagccacaatttCTTAATAACTAGTGAATAACAGAGGCCTTGTTTCCTGAGCAACGCGTCACCGGGGGCTCACATGTGACTTTAAGAACCTGGAATCTTCCCGCGTCGTCTCACTTACATCATCGAGCAGAGTCCGGGTCTGGAGGGTGATGTCTATGAAGAAGGAACCCAAGGCTTTCCCCTGCATCTTGCCCAGGATGATGGTCAGGGTCTTCATGCTTTCATGGATGACTTCAGAGCTCACTGGGTCATACAGACCGTGCACCAGCAGATCTAGGATAATCTTCTTATACTTTCTCACCTGTTAGCAAGGTTTGGAAAGCGTTAGCAGCACAGCAATCGCTCCGCATGGCTTGGAAAGCAACTCCACCTCTAATCATCCAATAACCTGGGCTTGGACTAAGAGGTCGTAGCTTTCTTCAGCACGGGATGCAATAACTCTCAGCAAAATAACAAATGCTTTCAATAATCTGACCCAAGAGCCCAGTTCGGCCTTGGAAGAATGGAAAGAGCAGTCTGGAGCCTGGCCCTGTGGGTGGGTGAGGCTGGGGAGGGCACGTAATGGAGGGTGGTGGGCTGGGTGACCTAGGGACCGGTGGCCTATCGGGGACTTTGACAGGGGATGAGACGAAATGGCACTGAAGTTAACAGATGCTGAAGGAAGAAGTGGGGAAAACATCTTTTCCTAAACAAacataaattcttagaaaaattaaattcacCAGAGGGTGATGTCCAGCCGTGTGTTAACCTTGCCTGCGGTTCTGTATCCCAAGGCTGATGATACTGAGGAATCACGACCCTGAGCTGACACCAACGGAGTCACATGAGCCTCTGGACAGTCTCCTGCccttgagggtgggaggagccaGTGACTCTGAGAGCTTCTGACCTCTCAAACGTCACGGTGGTGATGGATGTCGTTCCATGGTTCCCTTAGATCCCAAGGCAGACAGGATGGGGAGACACTCTCCTGCTGACCATGAAGAACTAAGCTGCCATGCTGTGTGAGGGCAGCTTCTGGGAGCCGAGGATGGCCAGTCAGCAAAGAAAGAGGGACCTTAGTTCTACAACCGGAAAGAACTGAATTCTTCCAACAGCTCCCAAAGCTTGGAAGATGACTCTGAACTTCAGAAAGGAATACAATCTGGCCCACATCTTGATGGCCGCCTTGCAGGCCCCTGGGCAGAGGACCCAGCTGAACTGTACCTGGACTCCTGACCCAAGAAAATGGCAAGATATGAATGCCAGCCCATGGAGATCCATTACACAGCAGTGGACCCCCAGTCCTGGGCCACTGTGGAAATCCAGGCCACGAGGGCTGGCCAAGCACCCCCTGTCCTTCCTACCTTGTCCGGGGTCTCACAGGCCATGGTTCCCAGGCCTCTCATCACCATATGACGCTTTTTAACACTGGGGTCCCGGGCTGTCTCTGCCAAGATGAAAAACACATTCTTCAGAGGTTCCTGCTTCTGAAGCCTCAGGTTCCAAGAGACCTAGGTGGTGGGTCAAAAATACATTGATTTGGGAGTGTTCAGAGTGACATCCTACCCATCACCAACCCTAATCCCTCCCTATAAGAAAAACCTGTTTTGCTGCTTGATTTTACTCCTCCTTTCTCTGCCTAAAGACACCTGGTTTTTGCTGGGAATATATTGTTTAATCTATGTATTGGAGGAAAgaatggaggaagagaaaagggggTGGAGAAAAATGATGCAGAGCTCATGTTGAGGTAGGTTTGGGGGGATTACAGAGAGGGGTGTCTGGGCAGCTGTGGATGTGACAGAGCTGAGACAACGGGGCTTTAGGAGTGTTCATGTGATCTGAGAAGCCCAATGTCTTTAATAGGACAGGGGAAGCTGTGTTCTctaaatcccaaagaagggtttCCTTGACCTTCTTTCTCCCACAGCTCTTCCTTGTTTTTCTGCTCCACCTTATAGCTAAACCTTGAAAAACGTGTCTATACTCACTTTCTCCAGCTCCTCTTCTCCATTATTTCTTGAACCTTCACCCATCAGGCTGATGGCACCCATACCCCTTCCCCCACTCTCTGTCCCCAGTAGGTCTAAATCCCAGGGTCAATTCTCAGTGCTCATTTCACTCTACCTCTCAAGAGCCTTTGACACAATTAGCAAAGCACATCGACAAGCATTTCAGCATGTCCTACCCCAGAATGTGAGCATCTGAGCAATGAAGATTAGGGaaagaaatgcataaataatGCATATTGGGAAGCACTATGTGGCTGATGCAGAAATCTGGACTTCAAGGTCTAAACTCTAACTGTAGGGCAAGAGATGGGATACTAGAGATTTGAGCCCTGATACCAAGAAGGGTGTGTTGTCCTGGGCATCACAGAACACGGCAATGTGTTGGAGTCAGAACCAAGACAATGCAAGATTCAGGCAAGATCCAGAAAAGATCCTAATTATCCTTAGTAGAGGGTGTGGGATGGGGCTGGAGACGAGACCGACAGCCCTATTTGGTGTTTGTGTGATTACCAAGGCTCATCAgtatttctgaatattcattgcagttCATTCTATAGTATTATCATTAAGTTCACAGCAAGCTAAATTCTTCCCAACTCATCTTCTTGTTATCATATAAACAATTCATTTGTGTTAAGAGCTGCCATCAAACTTTTTTCAGAAGAGGCACCTCAGTAGGAGGAATGGAAAGAACCCACAAGCACATATATCACAAAGTGGCTGCTGATACAGGCCATTTGTTCATAATAATTTGTCTCAGACCTTGGAAAAGAAAGACATCACTGACGTGCTTTTCTTCTTGGGCTGGGTGGTGGGGCTGGAAAGGGGCTGGCCCAGCATTCTTCCTGGTGTTTGGTCCATGGaactaaaaaaagaacaaatcatcATATGAGCCACAGACACTCAAAGCCCAGTGCCAGGTGCTTCTTTATAGAAGAAGCATCCTTGAGGTTTGTCCTGGGGAAGCTGTCACCAAGGAGATGGACCAGTCACATCAGAAGATAAAGAGCAACACCAGCATTacaaatcatcagggaaatacagatcaaaaccacagtgacatCCCACCTCTGGGAGTGCACCCTCGGTCAAAGCCCGCAGTGGGTTAGGGCTTATTCCTTGAAGAACCAGGTGCTAAGCCAAGCTCTTTGTTCTGCTTTGTTTCTATACAGCTTGCAATTTTACCACGtgtgtatattatttaaaatatatcgggttggccaaaaacccaaacgaactttttgaccAAGCCAATACATTATAAATAAAGACAGCTTGCAAAGTGATTCTGATCTGCAGCCTGATTTGAGACCCACTGGTGTAAACCAGTGCTTCTCAGACGTGAGTTATCAGACGTGAGTTATCAGAGGAACTTGTTAAAATGCGGATTCAGACtcagtgggtctggggtggggtttCCTGCCTTTCTTATAAGCTCCCAGGTAACATCAAGGCTGCCAATCCCGAGTACCACGCTTTGAGAGCAAAGATGCAAAGTTGAAAGCTACAGGAGATAAGAAAAGGCTATGTGCTAGAAGTGCTGGTAGAGACGTCCCACTGCATGCAAGAGAGCTTTAAAGGAAAGGCTGAAGCATACTGTATGCATCGAGATTCCAGCGGGATTCCATGTAGTATGTTTCATAGGAAAGGTAATAATAACAATTAAAACAGGAAAGTGGTAAAAGATAAGGCATCAGGAAGTAGTTTAAGGCCAGCTGTGAAGGACTGACTAGAGAGTTTATAGTTTTAATTGTAATATTAAGTTAAATTTGATTAGTTTAATtatgtaattaaatttaatttagttttaattcGTATATGAGTGAAccattgatttctttttagatGAAATCCATGTAACATACAATTAACTATTTTAATAACGTTGTGCAACCACCAACTTTATCAGGTCCTAAAACGTTTTCATCAAAGAAAATCCCATACCCATTAAGAAATCACCATTCTACCCTCCCCGCCCAGTCCTGGCAACCATTAATTGGATTTCTGTCTCTACGAATTTACCTAATTTTGGATATTTAatgtaaatggaatcaaacaataCTATGGCCTtttgggtctggcttctttctcttggcatgatgtttttgaggtttatccaCGTTATCGCA is a window of Cervus canadensis isolate Bull #8, Minnesota chromosome 23, ASM1932006v1, whole genome shotgun sequence DNA encoding:
- the MRO gene encoding protein maestro isoform X2; this encodes MDQTPGRMLGQPLSSPTTQPKKKSTSVMSFFSKVSWNLRLQKQEPLKNVFFILAETARDPSVKKRHMVMRGLGTMACETPDKVRKYKKIILDLLVHGLYDPVSSEVIHESMKTLTIILGKMQGKALGSFFIDITLQTRTLLDDENDGLRYSAFVLFGQLAALAGRKWKRFFTRQVKQTQDSLLTHLQDRNPQVATACQTTFRACSPYLRQSKDYSFQNEEDQRNPKLCRQLSHYHPELLQFFYANKIL
- the MRO gene encoding protein maestro isoform X1, whose amino-acid sequence is MDQTPGRMLGQPLSSPTTQPKKKSTSVMSFFSKVSWNLRLQKQEPLKNVFFILAETARDPSVKKRHMVMRGLGTMACETPDKVRKYKKIILDLLVHGLYDPVSSEVIHESMKTLTIILGKMQGKALGSFFIDITLQTRTLLDDENDGLRYSAFVLFGQLAALAGRKWKRFFTRQVKQTQDSLLTHLQDRNPQVATACQTTFRACSPYLRQSKDYSFQNEEDQRNPKLCRQLVSERGQESFFQSLRGRCRVKAEGGRHARESPP
- the MRO gene encoding protein maestro isoform X3, giving the protein MDQTPGRMLGQPLSSPTTQPKKKSTSVMSFFSKVSWNLRLQKQEPLKNVFFILAETARDPSVKKRHMVMRGLGTMACETPDKVRKYKKIILDLLVHGLYDPVSSEVIHESMKTLTIILGKMQGKALGSFFIDITLQTRTLLDDACQTTFRACSPYLRQSKDYSFQNEEDQRNPKLCRQLVSERGQESFFQSLRGRCRVKAEGGRHARESPP
- the MRO gene encoding protein maestro isoform X4 encodes the protein MDQTPGRMLGQPLSSPTTQPKKKSTSVMSFFSKVSWNLRLQKQEPLKNVFFILAETARDPSVKKRHMVMRGLGTMACETPDKVRKYKKIILDLLVHGLYDPVSSEVIHESMKTLTIILGKMQGKALGSFFIDITLQTRTLLDDACQTTFRACSPYLRQSKDYSFQNEEDQRNPKLCRQLSHYHPELLQFFYANKIL